In Nitrospira sp., one genomic interval encodes:
- a CDS encoding YraN family protein, protein MRDQRRLVGDEGEGQAEAYLCGQGFQILGRNVRSRLGELDLVAEDRGVVVFVEVKRRRSGAFGGAAEAVDARKRAKLIRLAVQYLATHQLQDRECRFDVVLIQDGTSLRHIANAFDVAGDDLRW, encoded by the coding sequence ATGCGTGACCAGCGCCGCCTAGTCGGTGATGAGGGGGAGGGACAGGCCGAGGCCTATCTGTGCGGGCAGGGATTTCAAATTCTCGGCCGCAACGTGCGGTCCCGGTTGGGCGAATTGGATCTCGTTGCCGAGGATCGAGGCGTGGTGGTCTTCGTCGAGGTCAAGCGGCGGCGGAGTGGAGCCTTCGGCGGGGCGGCTGAGGCCGTCGACGCGCGCAAGCGTGCCAAGCTGATTCGATTAGCCGTCCAGTATTTGGCCACGCATCAGCTGCAGGATCGCGAGTGCCGGTTCGACGTGGTGTTGATTCAGGATGGGACTTCGTTGCGGCATATTGCGAATGCGTTCGACGTCGCGGGGGATGATCTGCGATGGTAG
- the ftsE gene encoding cell division ATP-binding protein FtsE, which translates to MIQLFHVSKYYDGRPALADVTLEVDKGEFILLMGPSGAGKSTLLKLLIGAERADDGQVFVQGRNLSKLRSSDIPALRRKVGVVLQDFRLLPKKTVFDNVSLPLLVQGAPAQEIRRKVTEALRAVGLDHKKDLFPPGLSTGEQQRICIARAIVNGPIVLLADEPTGNLDPELTTEIIELFKAINARGTTVMVATHDPHVLAQVNRRVITLERGRIVSHEGGRS; encoded by the coding sequence ATGATTCAACTTTTTCACGTGTCCAAATACTACGATGGGCGTCCGGCACTGGCGGATGTGACCCTGGAAGTCGACAAGGGGGAATTTATTCTCCTAATGGGGCCCAGCGGCGCAGGGAAGTCCACGTTGCTGAAGCTGCTGATCGGAGCGGAGCGTGCCGATGATGGGCAGGTCTTCGTGCAGGGCCGCAATCTTTCGAAGCTCCGTTCCTCCGACATTCCCGCCTTGCGCCGGAAAGTCGGGGTCGTGTTGCAGGACTTCCGGCTGCTCCCGAAGAAGACGGTCTTTGACAATGTGTCGTTGCCGCTGTTGGTTCAGGGAGCACCGGCACAGGAAATCCGGCGCAAGGTGACGGAGGCGCTGCGCGCCGTGGGATTGGACCACAAGAAGGACCTCTTCCCTCCTGGACTGTCCACCGGAGAGCAACAGCGAATCTGTATCGCGCGCGCCATCGTGAACGGCCCGATCGTGCTGCTGGCCGACGAACCAACGGGAAATTTGGATCCGGAGTTGACGACGGAGATCATCGAACTCTTTAAGGCCATCAATGCCAGAGGCACGACCGTCATGGTGGCTACCCACGATCCGCACGTGTTGGCCCAAGTTAATCGCCGCGTCATCACGCTGGAGCGGGGCAGGATCGTCTCGCACGAGGGAGGGCGTTCGTGA
- a CDS encoding ABC transporter permease, giving the protein MRRVFYLLREAVANILTNRTTTAVAVATTAFTFACVGVFLLLYVNVRSMAASIEQDIRVMVYLLNDVTAHTTTELEQQLKADRAVAAVTFLSKERALADFRRQYPAESRLLETMDKNPLPASFAVTLAPDSRSADVMRRWVERARSLPGVEQVQYNQELVETLGGTVRYIEMTALIVGVILSAAAVTIIANTIRLTIYSRREEIQILRLIGAGRAFIRVPYVLEGAALGFLGSALSLVILRGGFELFLHEIRTAHRFPWVDGLLTFFSFETCLVLLVVGLFLGCTGSVLSLLNVREGRA; this is encoded by the coding sequence GTGAGGCGTGTGTTCTATCTCCTGCGAGAAGCCGTCGCGAATATATTGACGAACCGCACGACCACCGCCGTGGCGGTGGCAACCACGGCCTTCACCTTCGCCTGCGTAGGGGTGTTTTTGCTGTTGTATGTGAACGTGCGGAGTATGGCCGCCTCCATCGAGCAGGACATCCGCGTCATGGTGTACCTGCTCAATGACGTGACCGCCCACACGACTACCGAACTTGAGCAACAATTAAAAGCCGATCGTGCCGTCGCGGCGGTGACATTCTTGTCGAAAGAGCGGGCTCTGGCGGACTTTCGGAGGCAATATCCCGCCGAGTCCCGTCTTCTCGAAACGATGGATAAGAACCCGTTGCCGGCGTCGTTTGCCGTGACGCTGGCGCCGGATTCGCGCTCGGCCGATGTCATGCGCCGCTGGGTTGAGCGCGCCCGTTCCCTTCCCGGCGTGGAGCAGGTGCAATACAATCAGGAACTGGTCGAAACGCTAGGCGGGACCGTGCGCTATATTGAAATGACAGCACTGATCGTGGGAGTCATTCTGTCCGCAGCGGCGGTGACGATCATTGCCAACACGATCAGACTCACGATTTATTCGCGTCGAGAGGAAATTCAGATTCTCAGGTTGATCGGGGCGGGTCGGGCGTTCATTCGTGTGCCGTATGTGCTCGAGGGGGCGGCGCTCGGATTTCTCGGAAGCGCCCTGTCCTTGGTGATCCTGCGGGGCGGGTTTGAGTTGTTTCTGCATGAAATCCGTACCGCACACCGATTTCCATGGGTGGACGGGTTGTTGACCTTCTTTTCCTTTGAAACGTGCCTGGTACTCCTGGTGGTCGGACTCTTTCTGGGCTGCACCGGAAGCGTGCTGTCGTTGCTGAATGTGCGGGAGGGCCGCGCTTGA
- a CDS encoding peptidoglycan DD-metalloendopeptidase family protein gives MKLGWMVLLVGVQGLALSVSMSVSAERKDPYTDKIEKEKKMLEKLRGTIVEKRKKSDEAEKKRESILQGLQSLDERLVQHRQEHQEIRKQLRKKDQEIQQMSVQLSRLSDRIEERRDAIAGRLRLQYIEGRYWQLKTLLAAGSSDDFQRRLRYLAAVSQHEYDILEAHQRDAERIAEVERSREEARQGILADKATTERKLAQIQGLKKQKRVFLAKITREKESHDRAVEELERSAARVDGLLKELEARRRAMAAKPPSGAGGLHALRGTLPWPTEGQVVSYFGRQKHPTFNTYVQRKGIEIRAAEGSNIRSVLAGQVVYADWLKGYGLVIIVDHANGVFSLYAHASKILAVVGAKVEAGEPIGETGDTGMTGDNTLYFELREGAEPVDPLVWLSKR, from the coding sequence TTGAAGCTGGGATGGATGGTGCTGTTGGTCGGTGTGCAGGGGTTGGCGCTGAGCGTTTCCATGTCCGTTTCGGCGGAACGCAAGGACCCCTATACCGACAAGATTGAGAAAGAAAAGAAGATGCTGGAGAAATTGCGCGGCACGATCGTCGAAAAGCGCAAGAAGTCCGATGAGGCGGAGAAAAAGCGCGAGTCTATTCTCCAGGGACTGCAATCCTTGGATGAGCGGCTGGTGCAGCACCGCCAGGAGCACCAGGAGATTCGGAAGCAACTTCGAAAGAAAGATCAGGAAATCCAGCAGATGAGTGTGCAACTCAGCCGGTTGTCCGACCGCATCGAAGAGCGGCGCGATGCGATCGCCGGCCGGTTGCGACTGCAGTACATCGAAGGGCGCTACTGGCAATTGAAGACCTTGCTGGCCGCCGGGTCCTCCGACGATTTCCAGCGGCGGCTCCGGTACCTGGCCGCGGTGTCCCAGCATGAGTATGACATCCTGGAAGCGCACCAGAGGGATGCGGAGCGAATCGCCGAGGTTGAGCGGAGCCGGGAGGAGGCTCGCCAGGGAATCTTGGCCGACAAGGCAACGACTGAGCGGAAGCTGGCCCAGATCCAAGGCCTCAAGAAGCAGAAGCGAGTCTTTCTGGCCAAAATTACCCGTGAGAAAGAGTCGCATGACCGGGCGGTCGAAGAGTTGGAGCGCTCCGCAGCCCGAGTCGATGGCCTGCTCAAGGAATTGGAGGCTCGGCGTCGGGCGATGGCGGCCAAGCCTCCGTCTGGAGCCGGAGGCCTGCACGCGTTACGAGGCACGCTCCCCTGGCCCACAGAGGGGCAGGTGGTGTCCTACTTCGGTCGGCAGAAACATCCCACCTTCAATACCTACGTCCAGCGGAAGGGGATAGAGATTCGCGCCGCGGAAGGGAGTAATATACGCTCCGTCCTGGCCGGGCAGGTTGTCTATGCAGACTGGTTGAAAGGATATGGACTCGTTATAATTGTGGATCATGCCAATGGGGTCTTCTCGCTCTACGCCCATGCGTCGAAAATTCTGGCGGTGGTGGGGGCCAAGGTTGAAGCCGGGGAACCGATCGGTGAGACGGGAGACACGGGCATGACGGGTGACAATACACTCTACTTTGAGTTGCGCGAGGGGGCCGAGCCTGTGGATCCTCTCGTGTGGCTGTCGAAACGATAG
- a CDS encoding S41 family peptidase, which yields MEQRQRRRWLYLLLMVTMFLGIGIVLEKGWERTGHASETYEELRTFSEVLTQVQKHYVDETKVKDLVQGAIRGMLSTLDPHSAYMTPDMYKEMQVETKGEFGGVGIQIGVKENRLAVIAPIEGTPAHRAGIKAGDFITKVNDEPTKDLTLMDAVQKMRGPKGTKVNLTIQRDGVTDPMAFSLVRDTIKIESVKFKVIDNIIGYVRLTQFQEATGRDLSRALKQFKEQKVQGTILDLRNNPGGLLTAAVDVSEQFVGNGKLIVYTKGREGKKDEWFSKTKETLEDSPMIILVNEGSASASEIVAGALQDWGRAVIVGTTSFGKGSVQTILPLGDGSGLRLTTAKYYTPKGRSIQSTGITPDIVVKLPTSTVAKAGEKEGKEPDAKALKTPPGKDPSAPAKSGDEGAHKNGATPPVEVGGDVAVDDDVQLQKAVELLKTWKIFKELRPS from the coding sequence ATGGAACAGCGGCAGCGCCGACGATGGCTATATCTCTTGCTGATGGTGACGATGTTCCTCGGCATTGGCATCGTGCTGGAAAAAGGCTGGGAACGAACCGGCCATGCCTCAGAAACCTATGAGGAACTTCGCACCTTCTCGGAAGTCCTCACGCAAGTGCAGAAACACTATGTCGATGAGACAAAGGTCAAGGACTTGGTCCAAGGGGCCATTCGCGGGATGCTCTCCACGCTTGATCCCCATTCGGCCTACATGACTCCAGATATGTATAAGGAGATGCAGGTTGAGACAAAGGGAGAGTTCGGAGGTGTCGGGATCCAGATCGGGGTGAAGGAAAATCGTTTGGCCGTCATTGCGCCGATTGAGGGGACACCCGCCCATCGGGCCGGCATCAAGGCCGGGGATTTTATCACCAAAGTCAACGATGAGCCGACCAAAGACCTGACCTTGATGGACGCCGTACAGAAAATGCGCGGGCCGAAGGGCACGAAGGTCAATTTGACGATTCAGCGCGATGGAGTGACGGATCCGATGGCGTTTTCGCTTGTGCGGGATACCATCAAGATCGAAAGCGTGAAGTTCAAGGTCATCGACAATATCATTGGCTATGTGCGCCTCACGCAGTTCCAGGAGGCGACGGGTAGGGATCTGAGCCGAGCGCTCAAGCAATTCAAGGAACAAAAAGTCCAGGGCACAATCCTGGATCTGCGCAACAACCCCGGTGGGCTGCTGACGGCGGCGGTGGATGTGTCTGAGCAGTTCGTGGGGAATGGAAAACTCATCGTCTATACGAAGGGACGGGAGGGGAAGAAAGACGAGTGGTTCTCCAAGACGAAAGAAACGCTCGAAGATTCCCCCATGATCATTTTGGTCAATGAAGGGTCCGCCAGTGCTTCCGAAATCGTCGCGGGGGCCTTGCAGGATTGGGGGCGTGCGGTCATCGTGGGCACCACATCGTTCGGCAAGGGGTCCGTGCAGACGATCCTTCCCCTGGGTGACGGCTCGGGCTTGCGATTAACGACAGCCAAATACTATACGCCGAAGGGGCGATCCATCCAGTCGACCGGAATTACGCCGGACATCGTAGTGAAACTGCCGACGTCGACCGTGGCGAAGGCGGGGGAGAAGGAGGGAAAAGAGCCGGACGCCAAAGCCTTGAAAACTCCGCCCGGGAAGGATCCTTCCGCTCCTGCGAAGTCGGGCGACGAGGGAGCGCATAAGAATGGGGCGACGCCACCGGTTGAGGTGGGCGGAGACGTGGCTGTCGACGACGACGTGCAATTGCAGAAGGCCGTCGAGTTGTTGAAGACGTGGAAAATCTTTAAGGAGCTTCGTCCGTCCTAG